Proteins from a genomic interval of Chroococcidiopsis thermalis PCC 7203:
- a CDS encoding lysylphosphatidylglycerol synthase domain-containing protein, which translates to MNLKRLSQFGSPILGLLLFGVSLWAIATQLREFDYRDIFRSLAEIPKSYIVLALICTALNYLMLTGYDALAMRYIRRSIPFRKVALTAIISQAITNTAGLELLTGSAIRYRFYSAWGLSTLEIAKVITFCHVSFWLGFFAVAGLVLIGEPVSVPSLLRIPSNSLFPLGTIFLFLVAGYLLWNTWSHKPMKLGKWGIPRLPGKLSLFQTAIAILDWAIAGGVLYVLLLANAPLSYPSFFGIYILGQLAGVISNVPGGLGVFETVLLLSLSAQIPSAELFGALLAYRGIYYFLPLIVAIVLLGIYELRQRFEKTEFSPRNRT; encoded by the coding sequence ATGAACCTCAAACGCTTATCTCAGTTTGGCTCTCCGATTTTAGGTTTACTCTTATTTGGAGTATCGTTGTGGGCGATCGCAACTCAATTGCGAGAGTTCGACTATCGAGATATTTTTCGCAGCTTGGCAGAAATTCCCAAAAGTTACATAGTCCTTGCACTGATTTGCACTGCGCTGAACTACTTGATGCTGACGGGGTATGATGCTTTAGCAATGCGATACATTCGCCGTTCCATACCTTTTCGGAAAGTGGCACTGACGGCGATTATTAGTCAGGCAATTACCAATACTGCCGGATTAGAACTCTTAACTGGCAGCGCGATCCGCTACCGATTTTATTCGGCTTGGGGGCTATCGACTCTAGAAATTGCGAAAGTGATTACTTTCTGTCACGTTAGCTTTTGGCTGGGTTTTTTTGCGGTAGCTGGCTTGGTGTTGATCGGCGAACCTGTATCTGTCCCCTCTTTACTCCGCATTCCCTCAAACTCTTTATTTCCGCTTGGTACGATATTTTTATTTTTAGTTGCAGGATATTTATTGTGGAATACTTGGAGTCACAAGCCGATGAAACTCGGCAAGTGGGGAATTCCGCGCCTTCCTGGTAAGCTTTCACTATTTCAAACAGCGATCGCGATCCTCGACTGGGCAATTGCAGGGGGCGTTCTTTACGTTCTGCTATTAGCTAACGCTCCCCTATCGTATCCAAGTTTTTTCGGGATCTACATCTTAGGACAGTTGGCAGGAGTTATTAGCAATGTCCCTGGTGGATTAGGCGTGTTTGAAACGGTACTCTTGCTGTCGCTATCAGCGCAAATTCCATCAGCCGAACTATTTGGGGCGTTATTAGCATATCGAGGCATTTACTACTTTTTACCTTTGATTGTGGCGATCGTACTGCTGGGGATTTATGAACTGCGGCAGCGATTCGAGAAAACAGAGTTTTCTCCGCGCAATCGTACCTAA
- a CDS encoding rhomboid family intramembrane serine protease has translation MSKQESGAIAREIQTQILVLGGLAALMWITEFIDIFFFRGRLDAFGIRPHSFIGLRGIFLAPFLHGGLGHLIANTIPFLTLGWLVMLRETSDFFVVSIITMFVSGLGVWLTGSPYSIHVGASGVIFGYFGFLLLRGYFERSFAAILFSLVVGFLYGGMIWGVLPIQYGISWQGHLFGFIGGAIAARLLAKPKKRY, from the coding sequence ATGAGTAAACAAGAATCTGGAGCGATCGCGCGGGAAATTCAAACCCAAATTTTAGTGTTGGGTGGACTCGCCGCCCTGATGTGGATTACCGAATTTATAGATATCTTCTTTTTTAGAGGTAGATTAGACGCTTTTGGTATTCGTCCCCACAGTTTTATCGGCTTGCGGGGCATTTTCTTAGCTCCTTTTTTACACGGTGGATTGGGGCATTTGATTGCGAATACAATTCCCTTTCTAACTCTAGGCTGGTTAGTGATGTTGCGGGAAACCAGCGATTTTTTTGTCGTTAGCATCATTACCATGTTCGTCAGCGGATTGGGTGTATGGCTGACTGGTTCGCCTTATTCAATTCACGTTGGCGCGAGTGGAGTTATTTTTGGTTATTTTGGGTTTTTACTCCTACGCGGCTATTTTGAACGGAGTTTTGCGGCGATCTTATTTTCTCTTGTTGTGGGCTTCCTTTACGGCGGGATGATTTGGGGAGTTTTACCGATACAATATGGTATTTCCTGGCAAGGGCATTTATTTGGATTTATTGGGGGTGCGATCGCGGCTCGTTTACTAGCTAAACCAAAAAAGAGGTATTGA